In the bacterium genome, one interval contains:
- a CDS encoding DUF3604 domain-containing protein, protein MNSRVGSGVTLALLVLISPISQAGEASFERTEVREACAAYDPQRRPLFGDLHVHTAISLDAGTQGTIKRPADAYRFARGDKLEIQPYDENGRGLRQLKLARPLDFASITDHSELFGEVHVCTSKEHPEYGSWTCWVYREWPRVAFFLMNTRSSTGDAEDRPTRFGFCGPDGEVCVEAARTPWKEIQDAAEAAYDRSSSCEFTSFVAYEWTGAAGLGNNMHRNVIFRNQNVPDLPVSFIEAPHPELFWDQLRQACISGTPGCEVLVIPHNSNLGGGQMFSTERLGGGAISVNEAKSRAEFEVLAEVMQHKGDSECLPGGDTEDELCGFEKLSYSNFAGRFVPWEKEVPSARQFLRNALKEGLLQQAKLGVNPFKYGFIASTDTHLAAPGAADEDASFAGHGGAGRPARGSIPAGLPDSADFNPGGLAVVWAEENSRDAIFAGLQRRETYGTSGTRPFVRFFGGWDYPEDLCDRADFARIGYAQGVPMGGDLPIPDERQAARGPRFALAALRDPGSSGRPGTRLERIQIIKGWLDAGGTPRERVYDVAGQGPDGPGVDLKTCRVAVGGDDALCTTWSDPDFDPSSAAFYYARVIENPTCRWTTHICNAGGVDCMRPDTISDGFEACCDPSVPTTVRERAWTSPIWFTPAKHE, encoded by the coding sequence ATGAATTCCAGGGTCGGATCTGGTGTGACACTCGCACTTCTGGTGCTGATCTCGCCGATTTCCCAGGCTGGCGAGGCTTCGTTCGAGCGCACCGAGGTTCGCGAAGCCTGTGCCGCGTACGATCCGCAGCGCAGGCCTTTGTTCGGAGATCTGCACGTTCACACCGCGATTTCGCTCGACGCGGGAACTCAGGGCACGATCAAGCGTCCAGCCGACGCCTATCGCTTCGCACGCGGCGACAAGCTCGAGATCCAGCCCTACGACGAGAACGGTCGCGGATTGCGCCAGTTGAAGCTCGCCCGGCCGCTCGATTTCGCGTCGATTACCGATCACTCCGAGCTCTTCGGAGAAGTCCACGTCTGTACTTCGAAGGAACACCCTGAATACGGCTCGTGGACGTGCTGGGTGTACCGCGAGTGGCCGCGGGTCGCCTTTTTTCTGATGAACACCCGTTCGAGCACCGGAGATGCGGAAGACCGACCCACGCGTTTCGGTTTCTGCGGTCCGGATGGAGAAGTCTGTGTCGAAGCCGCGCGCACGCCCTGGAAGGAGATCCAGGATGCGGCCGAAGCCGCTTATGATCGCTCTTCGAGTTGCGAGTTCACGTCCTTTGTCGCTTACGAGTGGACCGGCGCAGCGGGCCTCGGAAACAATATGCACCGCAACGTCATCTTCCGAAATCAGAACGTGCCCGATCTGCCAGTCAGCTTCATCGAGGCGCCACATCCGGAACTGTTCTGGGACCAGTTACGCCAGGCTTGCATCTCGGGCACACCCGGGTGTGAGGTGCTGGTGATCCCGCATAACTCGAATCTGGGTGGTGGGCAGATGTTTTCGACCGAGCGGCTTGGCGGTGGCGCGATCAGCGTGAACGAGGCGAAGTCGCGGGCGGAGTTTGAAGTGCTGGCCGAAGTCATGCAGCACAAGGGCGACTCGGAGTGTTTGCCCGGAGGGGACACCGAAGACGAACTCTGTGGATTCGAGAAGCTCAGCTACAGCAACTTCGCCGGACGCTTCGTGCCCTGGGAGAAGGAGGTGCCTTCGGCGCGCCAGTTCTTGCGGAATGCGCTGAAAGAGGGACTCCTACAGCAGGCGAAGCTCGGAGTGAATCCGTTCAAGTACGGATTCATCGCGAGTACCGATACGCATCTGGCTGCGCCGGGCGCGGCGGACGAGGACGCCAGCTTTGCCGGACACGGAGGCGCGGGAAGACCCGCACGAGGTTCGATCCCCGCCGGCTTGCCCGATTCCGCGGATTTCAATCCCGGGGGGCTGGCAGTGGTCTGGGCCGAAGAGAACTCGCGCGATGCGATCTTCGCGGGCCTGCAACGGCGAGAGACCTATGGAACGAGCGGAACGCGCCCCTTCGTGCGTTTCTTTGGCGGTTGGGACTACCCGGAGGATCTCTGCGACCGAGCTGATTTTGCGCGGATCGGTTACGCGCAGGGGGTGCCCATGGGTGGCGACCTGCCGATACCCGACGAGCGCCAGGCGGCGCGCGGTCCGCGTTTCGCACTCGCTGCACTGCGAGACCCGGGTTCATCCGGACGACCCGGAACACGGCTGGAACGCATCCAGATCATCAAGGGCTGGCTCGACGCCGGAGGAACGCCGCGCGAACGGGTCTATGACGTGGCGGGCCAGGGGCCCGACGGGCCCGGCGTCGATCTGAAGACCTGCCGCGTCGCAGTCGGTGGGGACGATGCCCTGTGCACCACGTGGTCGGATCCGGACTTTGACCCCTCGTCAGCTGCATTCTACTACGCGCGAGTGATCGAGAATCCCACCTGCCGCTGGACTACACATATCTGTAACGCCGGCGGTGTCGACTGTATGAGACCGGATACGATCAGCGACGGTTTCGAAGCCTGTTGCGATCCGTCCGTGCCAACAACCGTTCGAGAACGGGCCTGGACCTCACCGATCTGGTTCACGCCCGCCAAGCACGAGTGA